One window of the Cryptomeria japonica chromosome 7, Sugi_1.0, whole genome shotgun sequence genome contains the following:
- the LOC131068806 gene encoding oleosin: MAEGYHRFMDKILDYAPNSTQVLGAAALVTTGAILLFFTGLATLVLAPVLILLSPVLIPAGALLFVTVAGIFSAGCFALAAFLGVSWFYNYLNGRHPPGSDQVDYARMRIAHTASHVKDYAKGYGGYLQGKRQDAAPGA, from the coding sequence ATGGCTGAAGGATATCACAGATTCATGGATAAAATCCTTGATTATGCACCAAATTCCACGCAGGTTTTGGGTGCCGCAGCCCTGGTCACAACTGGGGCAATTTTGTTGTTTTTCACAGGGCTAGCCACACTGGTTTTGGCCCCTGTTTTGATACTTTTAAGCCCTGTATTGATCCCTGCAGGAGCCCTGCTTTTTGTGACTGTTGCAGGGATTTTTTCTGCTGGGTGTTTTGCACTGGCAGCGTTTTTGGGGGTTTCATGGTTTTATAACTATTTGAATGGCAGACATCCTCCTGGTTCTGATCAGGTGGATTATGCGCGCATGAGGATTGCTCATACTGCAAGCCATGTGAAGGACTATGCGAAGGGATATGGTGGGTATTTGCAGGGCAAAAGACAGGATGCTGCGCCAGGAGCTTAA